A region of the Corticium candelabrum chromosome 4, ooCorCand1.1, whole genome shotgun sequence genome:
GATTGGAGAGTGCCTACAGAAACAAGTAGAAACATGTGTGTAGCCTTAAGGTTTGGGTAGCAGTGTTGGCTAGAGCTGCCACAGTACTATAGCGGGATTAGAAGCAGTAATTGTTTCCCATGATTTCTGTGAGTgatgtacacagacagacagacagacagacagacagacagacagattgacaaatggacagacaacaggcagacagacagacagacaggcagacagacagacagacagattgacaaacagacagattgacaaacagacagacaaacagtcagccagacggacaaatggacggacagacaaggCAAGACTGTATGCACAGCTTTTTTCAGACATTCAGTGGTGGTTTTGGGTAGTTATACTGTATTTGAGTTGCTAACCGGTTGAGTTAGTGATACTGTTTTGGTGCTCAAAAGTTTGTTTCACCGTTGACTATTGTGTGGTGTTTTTCAAAGGAATGGTATTCAATATCAACTTGGGATTCTCTGGTTTAACTAATGCAGCTGCTGTTGATGAAGCCGATAAGAACTATGCTTTATTCATTGGTGACACGGTTGTTGTTCAAGAAGTACACGTAACTTGTAGTATTTAGCAGTCAACTGCCATTGCATCCATCGTTCTACGTACAGGGTAAACCAGCCGAATCACAGACGGCGACGAAAAAACAGATCAAGAACATTGCCATATTTCTGAAGGTTGTTATTGAAATATACACATACTTTATGCTCACCGGCACTAAATAGGATGTTGTAGGGTGAAGATGAGGAGGATGAAGACCAACAGGATGGCAATGTGGAGGTAAAGATACATAATTTCAAGATAATTGCATGATCTTATGTTCTCATTCTATGATGCTCTAATAGTCTATACCTTTTACAATTGCTTGAAAAGGCCTGGAGTGGGTAAATGGATGAGCTGatagattattttattatttatttatttctacgtgctcaaccagatcagtctggtctgtaaagtctattacaagtaccggaagcaaaccctgcttcagaagtacttagaccatcacggctgtctagatagaagacatgactttacgaaggatccgagtagatcccagaagcactgttttctgtaagtgctgcaggttgtgatgacctggaataaggtccagccaccgtgcaatacctgcgtgcactaatttattatttatttatttattatttatttattatttatttattatttatttattatttatttatttatttattatttctttctttatttatttatttatttattgtgtgttgttgtgttcctccatgatgggcaagtggggtctttacccccatctggggcCCACCAACatggcaggtgagcccagcagggtacatgcttctgtgtagtccacacagcGCTCAATGACTAgtcaattcgatatagattgggGGCatttacggtgaccgcgaacatgGTACAGCACgcttagtagatatcaatgaccaccaggaaagcaccgaacgtcatagtctcatggactagagaaacatgagaaagaaagacagacaagtttcataatttactgtcgtcactggggtttgaacccccaaaccatgagtggtagccattgtcactaactacatttatttatttattatttatttatttatttatctatttatgtaTCTATTTATTTGAATGAATGTGTATTTGATTCACACCAACATAATTGTGTAGTTCttctatttatttacttttttattttatttttcatttatttattatttttattatcaaTGCATGACTGCAAGTGCAGCTTGatcgtgttaattaatatgttctGCATATACATATCTGTTGCTCAGTTGATTATTTCCCAGAAGGCAATGTTCACTTTACTTTAAGCCTTACTGCAAATTATAAACAAATTGTAAATAATGATTATACGTACAAGGGCTGTGATTGTATTGTGAGTGCTACCTAATAGATAAATGtaccacaaacacaaaatacgattaattaatgatgatACATGATCAAATTGTTTTCTCAGGACGATCTATTGATATCGGTCGAATCCCGAAATGCTGTTTTAGACGTACGAACACGGGTAAACTGTATTGAGCCTTCGTGACAGTTTGCATTACTTACGTTATGCAATTACAGCCAGAAATAACAGCAGAGAAGCGCAGGAAGCTGCATCAGTCAGAACTAGCAGCACAAATGCACGAAGAAGCAAAGGTTGTTATGGCTGTTTTGACTGTCTATTACATGATTGTCTACACATTGGAGATACTCAATCACATTGGAATTGTTTACTAATTTTAATTGCTGGCGGTGAATCTGTTTTGGTTTCTGTGTTTCAGAGACGTTTGGCCGAGTCCAAAGGACAAGTCAAGGAAAGGAAGTATGTGGATcgtgtttttctttgtttcgTTGTGTGATGATGCTTTGTTGTGTAGAGTCAAGACATCGAATGTTGCATACAGGCACTTGTCTGTTATGCCAGTCGATCCTGATGTTCAAGAGGCAAAGATATTCGTAGGTAGGTAAATAGTACGATGTCTTTTATGTttaacttgtgtgtgtgtgatgtgattgaAATAATAACTGTTGTGTAATTGTTGCAAATAGTGATATGGCAAGTCCTGATTTGTTTATAATTAGTAGTCAGTCACCACACTTTTTCTTGTGATGAATTTTGTTGAACTAGAAGCCATCTGATAGGATTGCACAACCTGCATGCCAATCGTAAAGTTTGAGTTGGATCTTGGGGTGTTAGTTTAGGATTCATTGATTTGTAATCAATTTGTCAACCCTGAGTGCCCATTTTTGAAGTTGTCCAAGAGCTTGGCAAGATCATATTCTGAGaatttcatattgatatgttaaGTTAAAGCTGTTCAAGAGATATaatgtttacagacagacagacagacagacagacaaatgcacagactgacaggcggacagacagacgcatacacagacagacagatggatacacagacagacagatgacagacacacaaacacctcTGAAAGTATATTGAAACCTTGCTCTGCTGTGCTACATTGGTTGTAAATGTGATGTGTGGTTTAGGACTCTGGCGAATTCCACGCAtgtacacatagacacacacatgcacacacacaaacacacgcgcgcgcgtgcacacacacacgttctaAGTTTATACAATACTAGAATAGATGGACAGCTTCTTTACGGACATGTGATATGTGTATAATTCACAAACATAATATTTGAGTTCACTTAATTGTTTTGGTTGTAAAATAAGAAACTGCTAGCTTTACAATTAGTTTCTGTGCGATTCTCATTGTCATTCTGATTTCTCAGATCGTAAACATGAAACAGTTGTGCTACCAATTTCTGGAATTCCTACTCCATTTCACGTCTCATCCATCAAGGTTTGGTAACACATTTCCAGTCTAGACATGCTCTTTGATGAGATGTTTAGAACATCAGCAAGAATGACGAAGGTGACTACAGCTACTTGAGAATAAATTTCTACTTTCCGGGAAGGTGTGGATGgtattatgtgtgtgtatggatTTCTGTGTAACTTTTAGTGGCTTTAGCACTTTTGGACGAACTGAGGGGACAAACTTTATCAACCCAGATGCCACGTTTTTGAAAGAAGTGTAAGGACGTTTGTGTTGTATACACATGGGCTCTATTGAATTTTATGAATGAAAGCATTACTTGAACGGttttgtgtggtggtggtggtggtggtggtggtggtggtggtggtgtgtgtgtggtgtgtgtgtgtgcaacacacatgtacatgtgtatatatGCACATTCATCAACAGACAACTGCATTACAATATAATCAAGTGACGCTACATGTTGTAATACTTATTGGACTTTTGATGTCACTATTAAGGATGGAGCAGTTCACATGCAAATAACATTGTAATTGTTGCTATTATAATCAACTGTTTCTTGACTCTCGTAGAACATACCGAAGCAGCTGTGTTCGAATAGGGCACACAGTACCAGCAGCCAGTAACCTCAGCACTGCATTTCGTCTCATCAAAGAAGTACAGAAGAAGTGGAGAACAAGAGAAGCAGAGAGGAAAGAAATGGAAGTACGAACGTCTAACTTAAATCCTGCGCTGTGGTTGCACACAAATTATGTTTTCTTGATCAGTTTTATTGGGCGTGTTGTGCAtgttttggttttgttttAGGGTATTGTTGAGCAGGCAACCCTGCAGGTTGCTCATGGCAAAAACGTTCCGAAGTTGAAAGACGTCTACATAAGACCAAACATTACGGCTGGAAAGACGAGATCTCAGGGTGTAGTAGAAGCACATGTCAATGGTAATGGTAGTGTCTGtctttgattaattagtgAAGTAATAGTAGAGTTGGAGATGGGTTGATGAAGGAAAGGCAAACCTAGTCTTGTAGTGAGTGTATCCTTTAATTGTTTGtagttttattttatttcattattttgatattaattttgtattttagttataatttaaatttttgtatttattttttatgttaTGTAGATGTGAAGAGTACTGTGtcttacacatacacacatgcacacgcgtgcacacacacacacacacacagagacacagacacacacgtgcgcgcgcacacacacacacacacacacacacacacacacacacactgtagaCAGGCAATAAGTCAGTTGCACTTGTCTTGTATGGACaacttatttattttgtttttctcTACAACAGGCATTCGTTTCACTGCCTACAGAGGTCCAACTGTTGATATTCTTTATGCGAACGTAAAACATGCATTTTTCCaggtatatatacatacgATTAATGTAAACATAGTTGTAATCAAATACAATGATGTTTGTTCTTACTTTAGCCGTGCGATAATGAAATGATTATTCTCATTCATTTCCATCTCAAGGTGTGTTGTACATGCATTGACTTGTAATTATAGTGTATTGTTGTGACTTAAATTGTAAGgggtgtttttgtgtgtgtgcatgtgcgtgtatgtgtgtctcaCTCATTGCCCCAGCCccacctgtgtgtgtgcgtgcgtgcatgcgtgtgtgtgtgtgtgtgtgtgtgtgtgtgtgtgtgtgtgtgtgtgtgtgtgtgtgagtgtgtgtgcatgtgcgtgtatgtgtgtctcaCTCACTGCCCCGGCCccacctgtgtgtgtgtgtgcgtgtgtgtgtgtgtgtgtgtgtgtgtgtgtgtgtgtgtgtgtgtcctggctctcgactcaggagtataaatgagtacctggtctttgacggGGGTGGCAAAGACCTCCGGGTGGGTCTTTGAGTGCCcgcaccacagttggcatcgcaatcggtgctcctgtgagcaCCTgaccaggctccaggagattgcttagcacggcccatagctcctgcttagtgcacaggaacccagccatgtGGCtggggggcattaccgtttaacggcagctccttatccatttgccatttgtgtgtgctgGACAGATATGTAAATATGTAACATTTGTCTTTGATTTTTGTACATACAGATGTAAATAATATCCATAAATTGATAATTAAGTAttctttaattttaattaaagtatgaTATTATTTTCAAGACTGCATGACACCAACAcaagtaaataattaaatgtCATTCGTATGGTTAGTTAAATTGATGGACTGAATTGCCGATTTCAACTCAATGGGCAACTATATACTAATTGTTTAATACGTCTCTCTTGTTAGCATCCTATTCTTCTTGGCAAAAAGAAGCAGCAAGATATCCAGTTTTACACTGAGGTAAGAGCATGccttgttaattaactattaactTAGTTTAGGTCTCACTAAATTTGTTGTGGTTGCATGTTAGGTCGGCGAGATTGTTACTGATCTGGGCCATAGGCAAACGATGCATGATCGAGATGATTTGCAAGCAGAACAGGTGATGTGTACTGTTGTGATGCTTTGGTATTTTTGGTATAATACGTCATCATTATTGTGAGTGTCTTATCAGCTAGTTGTCTACCTATGAAACATAAATACTTTGCAGAACTTTTGTACTGAAGTTTTGTGTGATAACATAATGAAGTTCTGTGTCtgatacatacatgcacgttacatatgcatgcatgtttgcaaTGAAAGTGTATAGTTGTCCTTTTatctttaacttaattaatacgaGAGGAGGGATGGGTTGAAGTTTGTGCAATGTATTGGTTTATTATCAGAGGTGTTTTGCTTCTGTttgggtgtgtgtatgtgtgtgtgtgtgtgtgtttgtttgtttgtctgtgtgtctgtctgtctgtctgtctgtctgtctgtctgtctgtctgtctctggcTCATCCAtagagtcaggacattattgggagggctagcaaggaaaatggtcatgctgccgcgacaagagaagaaaataaaataaaaaatattcagaagagcttgtatcaggaggatatgtatcaagatgtgttcctcttgtgatagaacactTTGGGAAGTgagcacaaaggcagagaatttttgcagcatttgtcaccacagtcagtaaatccagaagccaattttaatgtttccatgttcatgtcgtattagagaaaaagattttctacaattctgcaaagatgcaatgccaaagttatccttagaaaactttcaaaactgttacctcatcatggtgatttagatagattatttgattttgacattcaaggtcaagtccatcagttaatgactttgtatatgtacaagtagaatctgtatgagaatatattatctgttcgtctgtctgtctgtatgtatgtatgtatgtctgtttgtatgtatgtttgtttgtctgtctgtgtgtctgtctgtttgtctgtctctgtctgtgtgtctatatgtctgtctgtttgtttgtttgtgtgtttgtctgtctgtctgtttgtttgtctatcataTGCTAGtctgtcgtttgtctgtctgtctgtcagtcagtcagtctgtctgtttgtctgtctgtctgtttgtaaacaCAAATCTCTTGAACGGCTTATTTACGAATGCTTTTGAAATCTAAATTGTCTATAGTATCTACCGTATGTATGACTGTTTTTCTTTTCTCAGGCTGAAAGGGAAATGAGATCAAGACTTAACCACGCATTCGACTCATTTAGACGGAAAGTGGAAGCATTGACTCGACAAGAACTTGAATTTGATGTTCCGTTTCGGGATTTAGGGTTTGTGATTGCTCACTTATTATTGGCTTGTACTTTGTGTATCATGTTTTTGTAAAATAGTTTTCATGGAGTTCCTGTCAGGAGCTCAGTACTGGTACAGCCAACTACACACTGTCTTGTTCACTTGACTGAAATGGTACACTTTGTAGTATTTGTTTTAGgaattttgtttgtgtgtgtgtgtgtgtgtgtgtgtgtgtgtgtgtgtgtgtgtgtgtgtgtgtgtgtgtgtgtgtgtgtgtgtgtgtgtgtgtgtgtgtgtgtgtgtgtgtgtgtgtgcgtgtgtgcacgagTTCATGTATCTGCTTACTTTTGTCTGTAAAATGGTAACTGATGCTTCTTACCTTCTCTTCAGCCTTTCTTTGTAATCGTTCTTGATGAAATTGAGCTTGTCCACTTTGAAAGAGTTCAGGTATTATGTACAGTATTCGCATATTTTTGTGCATGTTTGTAGTACATTAACTCTTGCAGTTTCATCTGAAAAACTTCGacattgtttttgtctttAAAGACTACTCACGGAAAGTGGCTATGGTATCAAGTGTTCCAATGAGTTCACTTGATGCAGTCAAGGAATGGCTGGAGTTAGATGGACTTGTTActtatgtttatgttttaATTGGACAAACATCGTCATTGTTTATGTCTATTTCTCTCTAGTTCGTGCGACATTAAATACACTGAAGGAATTCAAAGTCTCAACTGGACGAAGATAATGAAGACGATCAATGATAATCCGGATGAGTTTTTTGAAAACGGTGGCTGGTCGTTTCTCATCATGGAGTCAGATGTAAGTCACTTAATTAAGGCCTTTCACTACACTCCAAAGTGCATTGAATGCGCCTTAATTGGCTGTCAAACGGCATTTGCTCAAACCACATACGGAGGAGGTTTGAAGTGGATTCAATGCACATTGGCCGCTGCACATGACACCATACCTACCCACGTAGCCCTTCGTGTCAGTGTAGGCAGCTGTAGATCTACATTCTTTCTCTATCCTGTGCTTATGGCTTGAATGGACGTACTGTAACCAAAGATAGAGAACTATCTTTGCGAAGAGACTGGCAGCCATGATGACTGCAGGTTCTAAACGCACGTTACACAAGTAGGCATGTTTATGACGTTTACACGGATTGCGTTTCTTAGTGTGAAATGGGTAGCATTGAATGCGCATCCAATTTACTTCTGCTGCAATGTGGATTGAACGTGGTTTGATGCACTTCGAGTGTGTAGATTAGAACGTAGACTAGAACAGCTTGTCAAAGTCTTGGCTtaaaagttttaaaatttatttatttattgattgatttatttaaaatttatttatttattattttttagaattaattaattaattaattaatttaaaatttattcatttatttataattaattaattattttatttatttatttattgttgtgctcaaccagatcagtctggtttgtaaagtctattacaagtaccagaagcaaaccctgcttcagaagtttGCTTCaaagaccatcacggctgtctagaaagaagacatgactttatgaaggatccaagtagatcccagaagcactgttttctgtaagtgctgcaggttgtgatgacctggaataatgtccagccatcgtgcaatacctgcgtgcactgtgcccaaagctcccaagaccaccggaaccttatttaaaattaattaattaatttaaaatttattatttatttgtttattttatatgTTGTTTTAGTTTCTTTGAATTAGATATTCTTGTGtatggatgaacatcattttCTTACTGTAGTCTGAAGGAGAGGACGAAGAGGGCGAGGACGCTGCAGCTTATGAACCGTCTGTAAGTGGTAGTGGCGAAGAATATCGGGAGAGTAGCTCAGATGATTACTCAATGTCCGAGGTTGACGAGATTTCCGAAGGTATGCATAAGTGATGTATGGCACAGTAGAAGTAATTCATTGATTAATAATTGACTTATCCTGCCTTGGTTTTTCTGTttacgcaaacacacacacacacacacacacacacacacacacacacacacacacacagacacacagacacacacacacagacacacacacacagacacacacacacacacacacacacacacacacacaca
Encoded here:
- the LOC134177992 gene encoding FACT complex subunit SPT16-like, with amino-acid sequence MASLDKEAFIRRISRLYKAWENDSGDLFQGADAFVSTVGQDEEVTYAKSTALQTWLFGYELPDTLTLFCKSEIIVLSSKKKNEFLKPVSGGSHDGIPEVQLLLRNKDDNSDNFKRIFDAVKKSGEGKKLGMFLKDKLASAFIKQWNAALEKETIEKVDVSAGFAYVMAPKDDSELTVIKRAAQLSSDIFGKYFKTQIMETVDEEKRVKHSRFAELIEKAATEEKKYTTGMDLEQVEMCYPPIVQSGGKFQLKFSVVSDDNKLHFGVIICSLGTRYKSYCSNVIRTMLVEPTQEQQDNYLFLVELEELVLDKLRHGVKLCDVYGATVDHVKAKKPELESCLTRTIGFAMGIEFRESSLMISAKTTAVAQKGMVFNINLGFSGLTNAAAVDEADKNYALFIGDTVVVQEGKPAESQTATKKQIKNIAIFLKGEDEEDEDQQDGNVEDDLLISVESRNAVLDVRTRPEITAEKRRKLHQSELAAQMHEEAKRRLAESKGQVKERKVKTSNVAYRHLSVMPVDPDVQEAKIFVDRKHETVVLPISGIPTPFHVSSIKNISKNDEGDYSYLRINFYFPGSTFGRTEGTNFINPDATFLKEVTYRSSCVRIGHTVPAASNLSTAFRLIKEVQKKWRTREAERKEMEGIVEQATLQVAHGKNVPKLKDVYIRPNITAGKTRSQGVVEAHVNGIRFTAYRGPTVDILYANVKHAFFQPCDNEMIILIHFHLKHPILLGKKKQQDIQFYTEVGEIVTDLGHRQTMHDRDDLQAEQAEREMRSRLNHAFDSFRRKVEALTRQELEFDVPFRDLGFHGVPVRSSVLVQPTTHCLVHLTEMPFFVIVLDEIELVHFERVQFHLKNFDIVFVFKDYSRKVAMVSSVPMSSLDAVKEWLDSCDIKYTEGIQSLNWTKIMKTINDNPDEFFENGGWSFLIMESDSEGEDEEGEDAAAYEPSVSGSGEEYRESSSDDYSMSEVDEISEEGELGSDESEGKDWDELEKEAQHADDAKPDWELDEAVRKKSSRKRHSSSTHASRNKRRK